Proteins found in one Pogoniulus pusillus isolate bPogPus1 chromosome 36, bPogPus1.pri, whole genome shotgun sequence genomic segment:
- the RPL22 gene encoding large ribosomal subunit protein eL22 has protein sequence MAPVKKPAAKGGKKKKQVLKFTLDCTHPVEDGIMDAANFEQFLQERIKVNGKAGNLGGGAVTIERSKSKITVTSEVPFSKRYLKYLTKKYLKKNNLRDWLRVVANSKESYELRYFQINQDEEEEEEED, from the exons ATGGCGCCCGTG AAGAAGCCCGCAGCGAAAGGTggcaaaaaaaagaagcaggtGTTGAAATTCACTCTGGACTGCACCCACCCGGTGGAAGATGGCATCATGGACGCCGCCAACTTT GAGCAGTTCCTGCAGGAAAGGATCAAAGTGAATGGCAAAGCAGGGAACCTGGGTGGGGGTGCGGTGACCATTGAGAGAAGCAAGAGCAAGATCACGGTCACGTCAGAGGTCCCGTTCTCAAAGAG GTACCTGAAGTACCTGACCAAGAAGTACCTGAAGAAGAACAACCTGCGGGACTGGCTGCGTGTGGTGGCCAACAGCAAGGAGAGCTACGAGCTGCGCTACTTCCAGAtcaaccaggatgaggaggaagaggaggaggaggattga